One stretch of bacterium DNA includes these proteins:
- a CDS encoding histidine phosphatase family protein: MSDKPKTLIRGIAYLAIAAVAVVSIYAIYCSYCWWWSPVGTVLVVRHAEKSSAGSDPPLSPAGTARAQTLAHVLGDAGVNAVYATQFLRTHQTVEPTATAHGLAIIEYSATDAAALADTLRSEHAGGVVLVAGHSNTVTEIIEELGGDPVGVLAETDYDNLFVVAVRRCWGARVLHLKYGDPT; the protein is encoded by the coding sequence ATGTCCGACAAACCCAAGACGCTAATTCGAGGCATCGCTTATCTGGCGATCGCCGCGGTCGCCGTCGTCTCCATCTACGCCATCTACTGCTCGTACTGCTGGTGGTGGTCTCCCGTCGGCACGGTCCTCGTCGTGAGGCACGCCGAGAAGAGCTCGGCGGGCAGCGACCCTCCACTGAGTCCGGCTGGTACGGCCCGCGCCCAGACGCTCGCGCACGTTCTCGGGGACGCCGGCGTGAATGCAGTCTACGCGACCCAGTTCCTGCGGACCCACCAGACCGTGGAGCCCACGGCGACCGCTCACGGGCTGGCCATCATCGAATACTCCGCGACCGACGCCGCCGCACTCGCCGACACCCTACGCTCGGAGCACGCGGGTGGCGTCGTCCTTGTCGCAGGCCACAGCAACACGGTGACCGAGATCATCGAGGAGTTGGGCGGTGATCCTGTCGGCGTCCTGGCCGAGACGGACTACGACAACCTCTTCGTGGTCGCCGTGCGTCGCTGCTGGGGAGCCAGGGTCCTGCACTTGAAGTACGGAGATCCGACCTGA
- a CDS encoding Zn-dependent exopeptidase M28, producing MKQQPGFQHVAMVLDHLFGSLRLVENESDPELVGVDLASGTEEALDRFKGAGSRLVVLVPGSWSERNLSALEQHLVWCDGVFAMGKRPSEAPERLDSLGDADPASTLFVSADRVLRGHAVRRGYRAAPGPAVAALFIRDRDVRFLRLRGSRRRLGNLPNLVPYFFERTGEDAWCVLGAGTSATLTEAVALGLGFDLVPLDLATEDPMFIRLDGPDQRAAAAKLDCRLLASQPERILTGVGWDRSAESLEVRGAHGHLQLLAPHPSLLKPAPQPDDRLRAERLALGRWPIEKAKVTKLTYDHLKGKLLSLVCPVSDASFQADVDRYSGASPLDSSGPIVSRHISHPDNARVVNALLHELRSIGYCAYTHDFSHNGGILQNVIADLPGSGYFQIEPWFLEELREIFVRYPLPDPPDPWLKEVSEIVGGDWLERLESESRALDRPEPRRLRSRLEHIFELRESYPWWRKACLVGGLGSKIVIVGCHFDSTAGFSPGYDPFSDPAPGADDNASGIAATLAVARHMWAYSGNLPHTVRFCFFNAEEQGLVGSKAYAAKMKSAGAPIKAVVCADMMGYNSDANRIYEIHAGYTDAAVRDLSVPVAETIATWSQCLGQLAPAQIYKGTSVYGGTDRDLFDGAINRSDHAAFHQQGYPAVLVSEDYFANLPAEAVADPNPDYHTTADTVVDSAYSADITCALAFSVQELAGG from the coding sequence ATGAAACAACAGCCTGGTTTCCAGCATGTTGCGATGGTGCTCGACCACCTCTTCGGATCGTTGCGCTTGGTCGAAAACGAGAGTGATCCCGAGCTCGTTGGCGTCGACCTTGCCTCGGGTACCGAGGAGGCCCTCGACAGATTCAAGGGAGCGGGCTCCCGACTCGTAGTGCTGGTGCCCGGCTCCTGGTCGGAAAGAAACCTGAGCGCCCTCGAGCAGCACCTCGTCTGGTGCGACGGCGTCTTCGCGATGGGCAAGCGCCCGAGCGAAGCGCCCGAGCGGCTCGATTCACTTGGGGACGCGGATCCTGCAAGCACGCTCTTCGTGTCCGCCGATCGGGTCCTGAGAGGCCACGCGGTCCGGCGGGGGTACCGGGCGGCACCCGGCCCGGCCGTGGCCGCTCTTTTCATTCGCGATCGCGATGTCCGGTTTCTCCGACTTCGCGGTAGCCGGCGTCGCCTAGGGAACCTGCCGAACTTAGTGCCCTACTTCTTCGAGAGGACCGGCGAAGATGCGTGGTGCGTGCTCGGAGCCGGGACTTCGGCCACACTGACCGAGGCTGTCGCGCTCGGTCTCGGTTTCGACCTTGTTCCCCTCGACCTGGCAACCGAAGATCCGATGTTCATCCGGCTCGACGGGCCCGATCAGCGTGCCGCGGCAGCGAAGCTCGACTGCCGCCTGCTGGCTTCCCAGCCCGAGCGCATACTAACGGGAGTCGGCTGGGACCGATCCGCCGAGTCGCTCGAGGTCCGCGGAGCGCACGGTCATCTCCAACTTCTGGCGCCCCACCCGAGCCTCCTCAAGCCCGCGCCGCAACCGGATGACAGGCTCCGTGCCGAACGCCTGGCCTTAGGCCGGTGGCCGATCGAAAAGGCCAAGGTGACCAAGCTCACCTACGACCATCTGAAGGGTAAGCTCCTGAGCTTGGTCTGCCCGGTGAGTGACGCCTCGTTTCAGGCCGACGTGGACCGCTACTCCGGCGCCTCACCGCTCGACTCCTCGGGGCCGATCGTGTCCCGGCACATCAGCCATCCGGACAACGCCCGGGTCGTAAACGCGTTGCTGCATGAGCTGAGATCGATCGGCTACTGCGCCTACACACACGACTTTAGCCACAACGGTGGGATTCTGCAGAATGTCATCGCCGATCTACCAGGCAGCGGCTATTTCCAGATCGAACCCTGGTTCCTCGAAGAGCTGCGCGAGATCTTCGTCCGCTACCCGCTTCCCGACCCGCCTGACCCATGGCTCAAGGAGGTTTCGGAGATCGTTGGCGGGGATTGGCTGGAGCGACTCGAATCGGAGAGTCGCGCGCTGGACCGGCCCGAACCGCGCCGGCTTCGCAGCCGACTCGAGCACATCTTCGAGCTGCGGGAATCGTACCCATGGTGGAGGAAGGCATGCCTGGTTGGCGGACTGGGCTCAAAGATTGTTATCGTGGGCTGCCACTTCGACTCGACCGCAGGGTTCTCACCCGGATACGACCCGTTTTCTGATCCCGCCCCAGGAGCGGACGACAACGCCTCGGGAATTGCCGCGACGCTGGCCGTCGCCAGGCACATGTGGGCATATTCGGGGAACCTGCCCCATACGGTGCGCTTCTGCTTCTTCAACGCCGAGGAGCAGGGCTTGGTCGGTAGCAAGGCTTACGCTGCAAAGATGAAATCGGCCGGGGCGCCGATCAAGGCGGTCGTCTGCGCCGACATGATGGGGTACAACAGCGACGCTAACCGGATCTACGAGATCCACGCCGGCTACACCGACGCCGCCGTGCGCGATCTCAGCGTTCCGGTCGCGGAGACGATTGCCACGTGGTCGCAGTGCCTCGGTCAGCTGGCTCCGGCCCAAATCTACAAAGGAACGAGCGTCTACGGCGGAACCGACCGCGACCTCTTCGACGGCGCGATCAACCGCAGCGACCACGCCGCGTTCCACCAGCAGGGGTATCCGGCAGTGCTCGTCTCCGAGGATTACTTCGCCAACTTGCCGGCGGAAGCCGTAGCGGACCCGAACCCGGACTACCACACCACGGCTGACACCGTAGTGGACAGTGCTTATTCGGCCGACATCACCTGCGCCCTGGCGTTCAGCGTACAAGAACTTGCGGGAGGCTGA